The proteins below are encoded in one region of Ornithinimicrobium avium:
- a CDS encoding (2Fe-2S)-binding protein, translating into MTPDADGGCGQVVADLAALGGFFVLAAPPSPGTDALPWADALADEALRARFATVRAALAASSGLPLDQVDLKVAVSATQVGLASRLWSVALAGAVLHGWLPDLSPANLLASPGHRGPVPLGVGRQGPGYAVPAVGGDAAAAASVVAGAVLPSLTLLADACARTGRTPRRVLTSNATSALVGGARVLAGLRPRQGPAAWALARALLDLPQVADGGARVAAASLPDGVGGAMEQADEAFLRSGCCVFYRLPGHGLCPDCVLAPSRAGEVTPGH; encoded by the coding sequence GTGACCCCGGACGCTGACGGCGGGTGCGGTCAGGTCGTCGCCGACCTGGCCGCGCTCGGCGGCTTCTTCGTGCTCGCGGCGCCCCCTTCCCCAGGCACCGACGCCCTCCCCTGGGCCGACGCGCTGGCCGACGAGGCTCTCCGCGCACGGTTCGCCACCGTGCGCGCGGCGCTCGCGGCCAGCAGCGGCCTGCCCCTCGATCAGGTGGACCTCAAGGTGGCGGTCTCCGCGACGCAGGTCGGGCTCGCCTCCCGGCTCTGGTCGGTCGCGCTCGCCGGCGCGGTCCTGCACGGCTGGCTGCCCGACCTCTCCCCGGCCAACCTGCTGGCCTCCCCCGGTCATCGCGGCCCGGTCCCGCTCGGGGTCGGGCGCCAGGGCCCGGGGTATGCCGTGCCGGCCGTCGGCGGCGACGCCGCGGCCGCCGCGTCGGTCGTGGCGGGCGCGGTCCTGCCCTCGCTGACCCTGCTCGCCGATGCGTGCGCTCGCACGGGCCGCACCCCGCGCAGGGTGCTGACGAGCAACGCGACCTCGGCCCTGGTCGGTGGCGCCCGCGTGCTCGCGGGCCTGCGGCCGCGCCAGGGGCCCGCCGCCTGGGCCCTCGCCCGAGCCCTGCTCGACCTCCCCCAGGTCGCCGACGGAGGCGCGAGGGTCGCCGCTGCCTCGCTGCCCGACGGGGTGGGCGGCGCGATGGAGCAGGCCGACGAGGCGTTCCTGCGCTCGGGGTGCTGCGTGTTCTACCGGCTGCCCGGGCACGGACTGTGCCCCGACTGCGTGCTCGCGCCCTCCCGCGCCGGCGAGGTGACCCCGGGGCACTGA
- a CDS encoding amidohydrolase — MTQDRPIALLGGRVVTIDQEPLEDGAVLLRDGRVEAVGGRADVAVPEDAEVVDCTGGWLLPGLVDAHVHLGVWEEGEGWAGQDTNEMTDPVMAAARAIDAINPREQGFDDALMGGITTVNVNPGSGNPIGGQAVALKTYGRYVDEMVLRNPSGVKSALGENPKRVYGEQNKTPATRLGVALVLRKAFAAARSYRARVEAADAPVDTDLVGDILVRVLEREIPWRQHCHRADDIATALRLADEFGYRLVLDHGTESYLLADLLAEKGVPVLYGPLIVSRSKVEVRERSLRAPGILDRAGVEVSIITDHPVVPIEYLITQAALAVREGMDRDAALRAVTINPARVLGVDDRVGSITPGKDADVVLWSGDPLALSSRVLRTYLDGVEVYAFDEGTGTGGVRPR, encoded by the coding sequence ATGACCCAGGACCGCCCGATCGCACTCCTCGGAGGCCGCGTCGTGACGATCGACCAGGAGCCGCTGGAGGACGGTGCCGTCCTGCTGCGGGACGGCCGGGTGGAGGCGGTCGGCGGCCGGGCGGACGTGGCGGTGCCCGAGGACGCCGAGGTCGTCGACTGCACCGGCGGCTGGCTGCTGCCGGGGCTCGTGGACGCGCACGTGCACCTCGGCGTGTGGGAGGAGGGCGAGGGCTGGGCCGGCCAGGACACCAACGAGATGACCGACCCCGTCATGGCCGCGGCCCGCGCGATCGACGCCATCAACCCCCGCGAGCAGGGCTTCGACGACGCCCTCATGGGCGGGATCACGACCGTCAACGTCAACCCCGGCTCCGGCAACCCGATCGGCGGCCAGGCCGTGGCGCTGAAGACCTACGGGCGCTACGTCGACGAGATGGTCCTGCGCAACCCCTCCGGCGTGAAGTCGGCGCTGGGAGAGAACCCCAAGCGGGTCTACGGCGAGCAGAACAAGACCCCTGCCACCCGGCTCGGCGTGGCGCTGGTGCTGCGCAAGGCCTTCGCGGCCGCCCGCTCCTACCGGGCGCGCGTCGAGGCGGCCGACGCCCCCGTGGACACCGACCTGGTCGGCGACATCCTGGTCAGGGTGCTGGAGCGGGAGATCCCGTGGCGACAGCACTGCCACCGCGCCGACGACATCGCCACCGCGCTGCGGCTGGCCGACGAGTTCGGCTACCGGCTCGTGCTCGACCACGGCACGGAGAGCTACCTGCTCGCCGACCTGCTGGCCGAGAAGGGTGTGCCGGTCCTCTACGGCCCGCTCATCGTCAGCCGCTCCAAGGTCGAGGTGCGCGAGCGCTCGCTGCGGGCGCCAGGAATCCTGGACCGGGCGGGCGTGGAGGTCTCGATCATCACCGACCACCCGGTCGTGCCGATCGAGTACCTCATCACCCAGGCCGCGCTCGCGGTCCGCGAGGGGATGGACCGCGACGCCGCACTGCGGGCCGTGACGATCAACCCGGCACGGGTCCTGGGTGTCGACGACCGGGTCGGCAGCATCACCCCGGGCAAGGACGCGGACGTCGTGCTGTGGTCCGGGGACCCCCTCGCGCTGAGCTCGCGGGTGCTGCGCACCTACCTCGACGGGGTCGAGGTCTACGCCTTCGACGAGGGGACCGGCACCGGCGGCGTGCGCCCGCGCTGA
- a CDS encoding WhiB family transcriptional regulator gives MDWRDRAACLDEDPELFFPIGNTGPALQQIEDAKAICRTCPVIDECLRFALENGQDAGVWGGLSEDERRALKRRKARARRAG, from the coding sequence ATGGACTGGCGCGATCGCGCAGCCTGCCTGGACGAGGATCCCGAGCTGTTCTTCCCCATCGGGAACACCGGGCCCGCCCTGCAGCAGATCGAGGATGCGAAGGCCATCTGCCGCACCTGCCCCGTGATCGACGAGTGTCTGCGGTTCGCGCTGGAGAACGGACAGGACGCCGGGGTGTGGGGCGGTCTATCCGAGGACGAGCGCCGCGCGCTCAAGCGCCGCAAGGCCCGCGCCCGCCGCGCCGGCTGA